The following coding sequences lie in one Apium graveolens cultivar Ventura chromosome 1, ASM990537v1, whole genome shotgun sequence genomic window:
- the LOC141712350 gene encoding uncharacterized protein LOC141712350: protein MLFKHDVAKTNFAEDGIDDWHNLAAKLRSHESSNGHLVNMSAWIELEVRMEKNETLIRLNKTDDDQNLSAEQKFRWYYFLYIVDQGAFQLKERFKQFQDYKEKFGFLFNLKKHLSGDDEGLKSCCMKLEGFLRHDMRYDIVGAELFNELLVLRTVIPDEITKAIDVLNYLSSSSRQINYPNAWIAYRIVVTIPVTVVEAERTFSRLKLIKSYLRSSMSQDRLNGLALLSIESELASSLDYSKIIERFTSQKPRKKFQNQ, encoded by the exons ATGTTATTTAAACATGATGTGGCCAAGACAAATTTTGCAGAAGATGGAATTGATGATTGGCACAATCTTGCTGCTAAGTTAAGATCTCATGAAAGCAGTAATGGTCATCTAGTAAATATGAGTGCTTGGATTGAGTTAGAAGTGCGGATGGAGAAAAATGAAACATTGATAAGATTGAACAAGA CTGATGATGATCAGAACTTGAGTGCTGAACAAAAATTCAGATGGTATTATTTCTTGTATATTGTTgatcaaggtgcttttcaactcAAAGAACGGTTTAAACAGTTTCAAGATTATAAGGAAAAATTTGGGTTTTTATTTAACCTGAAGAAGCATTTATCTGGTGATGATGAGGGGTTAAAATCTTGTTGCATGAAGCTTGAGGGATTTCTTAGACATGATATGCGATATGATATTGTTGGCGCAGAGTTGTTTAACGAGTTACTAGTGCTTCGAACGGTAATACCCGATGAGATAACAAAGGCAATAGATGTGCTTAATTATTTAAGTTCTAGTTCAAGACAAATAAATTATCCAAATGCTTGGATAGCTTATAGAATCGTTGTGACCATTCCTGTTACAGTGGTAGAGGCGGAAAGGACATTTTCTAGATTGAAACTGATCAAATCTTATCTCCGTTCTTCGATGTCTCAAGATAGACTTAATGGATTGGCTTTATTGTCTATTGAAAGTGAGCTGGCAAGTTCTCTAGATTATAGCAAAATCATAGAGAGATTCACATCTCAAAAGCCTAGAAAAAAGTTTCAAAATCAATAA
- the LOC141712359 gene encoding uncharacterized protein LOC141712359, with protein sequence MQTDSELRSTQNLFFSHEEEEKEFAEIAAKISEDFDFKLTFLGLSTDHESEDSEQVGEEPDHNEAQVLSDADDDFSFVINSSDSTSDSSTNASIRPHFPLFNRDLLLAREDYKTSDHKSVSKPPVDKIFMETTSSSSKKGENNSDNDTVDGIASGPYCAWDQKTSPELSKKSNSTGFSKLWRFKEYLSRSHSDGNDAFVFLNKPVHKKPAEVKVNGEKKVVKKVKKSTELSAHEVYLRSKGIYPEHDKRRSYLPYKPEVVGFFTSVNGGGLSKNVHPY encoded by the coding sequence ATGCAGACAGATTCAGAACTCCGCTCTACACAAAACTTGTTTTTCTCTCACGAGGAAGAAGAGAAAGAATTCGCAGAAATCGCAGCGAAAATCTCGGAAGATTTCGATTTTAAGCTTACTTTCTTAGGGTTAAGTACTGATCACGAAAGTGAAGATTCTGAACAAGTAGGAGAAGAGCCAGATCATAATGAAGCTCAAGTACTTAGTGATGCAGATGATGATTTTTCATTCGTAATCAACAGCTCAGATTCAACGTCAGATTCCAGCACAAACGCTTCGATCCGACCGCACTTTCCGCTATTTAACCGTGATTTATTATTAGCACGCGAAGATTATAAAACTTCGGATCACAAATCAGTTTCGAAGCCTCCTGTAGACAAAATATTTATGGAAACAACATCGTCTTCTAGCAAAAAAGGCGAAAATAACAGCGACAATGATACGGTTGATGGAATAGCAAGCGGACCGTACTGTGCATGGGATCAGAAAACATCACCAGAGCTTTCTAAAAAGAGTAATTCAACCGGTTTTTCAAAGTTATGGAGATTTAAGGAATATTTAAGCCGGAGCCATAGCGATGGAAATGACGCTTTCGTGTTTTTAAATAAACCGGTTCATAAAAAACCCGCAGAGGTTAAAGTTAACGGAGAGAAGAAGGTGGTAAAGAAGGTGAAGAAATCGACGGAGTTATCTGCACACGAAGTTTATTTAAGGAGTAAAGGGATTTATCCGGAACACGATAAGAGAAGATCGTATTTGCCTTATAAGCCTGAAGTTGTTGGGTTTTTTACTAGTGTTAATGGTGGTGGATTAAGCAAGAATGTTCATCCCTATTGA
- the LOC141672290 gene encoding AMSH-like ubiquitin thioesterase 2 has product MKNSRLFSTHAVTQSSPSPGISHIHTVRDPIQLSRITDVSEVHGLEKSSCRESTTSRVLKDIHIPARLMEDFLELARDNTNKDVETCGVLGASLKEGTFYITTLIVPKQESTSSSCQALNEEEIFAIQYEVSDFPIGWIHTHPSQTCFMSSVDLHTQYSYQMMVPEAVAIVMAPTDKSRSYGVFRLTDPGGMSILKDCPERGFHTHRELPDGSPIYEHCNNVYINSHLRLEICDLR; this is encoded by the exons ATGAAAAATTCGAGACTGTTTAGTACGCATGCTGTGACACAGTCTTCCCCTTCTCCCGGGATATCTCACATACACACTGTACGAGATCCTATACAACTCTCACGTATCACAGATGTCAGTGAAGTCCATGGACTTGAAAAATCCTCATGCAGAGAGTCGACAACATCTAGAGTCCTCAAAGATATACATATT CCTGCACGGCTGATGGAGGATTTTCTTGAACTCGCAAGAGATAATACAAATAAGGATGTGGAGACGTGTGGAGTTCTGGGTGCTTCTCTT AAAGAAGGAACCTTTTACATTACCACTTTGATAGTACCCAAACAAGAATCTACTTCTAGTTCT TGTCAGGCTCTTAACGAGGAGGAGATATTTGCCATACAATATGAAGTATCAGATTTTCCTATAGGATGGATTCAT ACGCATCCTTCCCAGACTTGTTTCATGTCATCAGTAGATTTGCACACCCAATATTCATACCAG ATGATGGTACCTGAAGCTGTAGCTATTGTCATGGCTCCAACAGATAAATCAAG GAGTTACGGGGTCTTCAGACTTACAGATCCCGGTGGCATGAGTATTCTAAAGGATTGCCCGGAGAGGGGATTCCATACGCACAGGGAACTGCCTGATGGGAGTCCAATCTATGAGCATTGTAATAATGTCTATATTAACTCACATCTGAGATTAGAGATCTGTGACTTACGGTAA